One part of the Mesomycoplasma conjunctivae genome encodes these proteins:
- a CDS encoding HinT-interacting membrane complex protein P80, protein MKKQDIFKKIAKLNSDNKDAKAPKEKKPLSTKAKVSYSLLGVSAFALVLGLGIGIPISAASQSTTISKLRDPQEVGVTFSSPKGDKDLTIGTILSNYKSDSNVQRENLDKAKKSLIEFLYNQEYEASKVFNAAWENTNTSETQGNSRRFTIRSFAEIRESEKKFLEDERSRYQRTFGFDNWESEFNKYLNTDSRYNGAVNFEQALDSLAISKAVDTAFARFKLTFDTTFTLNDIENRILKDDIKDENGNIVFKKGDKLFKDIIVVGQNAESANIVNASGQKNNTNNQDDKNLKVAVFITKSFIKKYINPKNIIDELYFSANAPLKNNFQFFNISQVSINAKPNAQDFKNAWSVDKTALEQLLAYKPIKPSDQTATTNEVHNNLELLEKFQGGLSKDVDQNKNDQILLTTLDYDGNKNRAKNLGQLPLASAQGVLNNNDASYILAFLDDIFSPKDNSQILSKTLFENIKKYVFKNNENLLPETSTLKGKDLSQIKEINRKLKDFIQGLSENQLREAGKAFQKTFAASDSDDRLKTIYKISNQLKIALDSKGLKVIAYDKIDTYEQFAKIIKEQLQLKANNQIDSSINSTIDIAQIFSSITNNDFIQALVITDDSFKQTLVKDLGNISESAKNDFLNSVTQSSNNYLNFYILDQVLQINSKLQNYITQVTLNNSNADFKYDKTKERWELTKVPDKEARQAILDDLETRFSVRKGQK, encoded by the coding sequence ATGAAAAAACAAGATATTTTTAAAAAAATTGCTAAATTAAACTCTGATAACAAGGATGCTAAGGCACCAAAAGAAAAAAAACCTTTATCTACAAAGGCAAAAGTTTCCTATTCACTTTTAGGTGTATCAGCTTTTGCTTTGGTTTTAGGTCTTGGAATTGGAATTCCTATCTCTGCTGCCTCACAATCAACTACCATTAGTAAGTTGAGAGATCCTCAGGAGGTAGGTGTAACTTTTTCAAGCCCAAAAGGTGACAAGGATTTAACAATTGGCACAATTTTAAGCAATTATAAATCTGATTCAAATGTGCAAAGAGAAAATTTAGATAAAGCAAAAAAATCGTTAATCGAATTCTTATACAACCAAGAATATGAAGCTTCTAAGGTTTTCAATGCTGCTTGAGAAAATACAAATACATCTGAGACTCAAGGCAATTCAAGAAGATTTACTATTAGAAGTTTTGCTGAAATTCGTGAATCTGAAAAAAAATTTTTAGAAGATGAGCGCTCTAGATATCAACGCACTTTTGGTTTTGATAATTGAGAAAGCGAATTTAACAAATATTTAAACACAGATTCTAGATATAATGGTGCTGTTAATTTTGAACAAGCGCTTGATAGTTTAGCCATTAGCAAAGCTGTTGATACTGCTTTTGCACGTTTTAAGTTGACTTTTGATACAACTTTTACACTTAATGACATAGAAAATCGAATTCTCAAAGATGATATTAAAGACGAAAATGGTAATATTGTCTTTAAAAAAGGTGACAAATTATTTAAAGATATCATCGTAGTTGGTCAAAATGCTGAATCTGCAAACATTGTTAATGCAAGTGGACAAAAAAATAATACCAATAATCAAGATGATAAAAACTTAAAAGTTGCAGTTTTTATTACTAAATCATTTATTAAAAAATATATTAATCCTAAAAATATTATTGATGAGTTATATTTTAGTGCCAATGCACCTTTGAAAAATAACTTCCAATTTTTCAATATTTCTCAAGTTAGCATTAATGCCAAACCTAATGCACAAGATTTTAAAAATGCTTGAAGTGTTGATAAAACAGCTTTAGAACAACTTTTAGCCTACAAACCAATTAAACCTTCTGATCAAACAGCTACAACTAATGAAGTGCACAATAATTTAGAACTGCTGGAAAAATTTCAAGGTGGTTTATCTAAAGACGTTGACCAAAATAAAAATGATCAGATTTTACTAACCACATTAGATTATGATGGCAATAAAAATCGTGCTAAAAATCTAGGTCAACTTCCTTTGGCTAGTGCTCAAGGTGTTCTCAATAATAATGATGCCAGCTATATTTTAGCTTTTCTAGATGACATTTTTAGTCCTAAAGACAATAGTCAAATTTTAAGCAAAACACTTTTTGAAAACATTAAAAAATATGTTTTCAAAAACAATGAAAATTTACTTCCTGAAACATCTACTCTTAAGGGTAAAGATTTAAGTCAAATCAAAGAAATTAACCGTAAATTAAAGGATTTTATTCAAGGTTTAAGTGAAAACCAATTACGTGAAGCTGGTAAAGCTTTTCAAAAAACTTTTGCAGCTTCTGACTCAGATGATCGCTTAAAAACTATTTATAAAATTTCTAATCAATTAAAAATAGCTTTAGATTCTAAAGGACTTAAAGTTATTGCTTATGACAAAATTGATACTTATGAACAATTTGCTAAAATAATCAAAGAGCAACTACAATTAAAAGCTAATAATCAAATTGACTCTTCTATTAATTCGACTATTGATATTGCACAAATTTTTTCAAGTATTACCAACAATGACTTTATTCAAGCACTTGTCATCACAGATGATAGTTTTAAGCAAACTTTGGTAAAAGATTTAGGTAATATTAGCGAATCCGCCAAAAATGATTTTCTTAATTCTGTAACACAAAGCTCTAATAATTATTTAAATTTTTATATTTTAGATCAAGTGCTCCAAATTAATTCCAAACTGCAAAATTATATTACTCAGGTAACACTGAATAATTCCAACGCTGATTTTAAATATGATAAAACTAAAGAACGTTGAGAATTGACAAAAGTGCCAGATAAAGAAGCAAGACAAGCAATTTTAGATGATTTAGAAACTAGATTTTCTGTTAGAAAAGGACAAAAATAA
- a CDS encoding HAD-IIB family hydrolase produces MNKKKIVFLDLDGTLLDIGYGVTANMSNINKKAVQKISQNYTIVISTGRKLSEKIKKIGQQINAKYYICQNGANIFDKNFNLLRKYEITDIIANDVIKLAFDNKSTVAFDEKYIYGDGLWKTIFSFFAEFKPRPISLIEVKQIQKILIISAYKSRIRIIKNILKQRYQEQLQVSISGKGFALEITNSQASKGKAAKFIAELEGVDLKNTFHIGDSMNDASCSGIIGNLIAMKSGSKNLQKIADNVGFAKYGGVAKAIEKFIDKNISVAVVGQYGSGKTTFLKEVEKFGYQVLYTDDFFASCYQNGNPCYFVVKSINEDFVTTDYVKKDKIRDFMLEKKENKDFLEKKLYKILSNHLKSRRYDFVEIPNLYTKNANFTEFFQKIVLVSTNPEQRQKNILNKNVALNVSQKNEQLNQIVYKNIDFEVHGDEWKNPEFFNHFFNEIFK; encoded by the coding sequence ATGAATAAAAAGAAAATTGTTTTTTTAGATCTTGATGGAACACTTTTAGATATCGGCTATGGTGTAACAGCAAATATGTCTAATATAAACAAAAAAGCTGTCCAAAAAATATCACAAAATTACACTATTGTAATTTCTACTGGTCGCAAACTAAGTGAAAAAATCAAAAAAATTGGCCAACAAATTAATGCCAAATATTATATTTGTCAAAATGGAGCTAACATTTTTGATAAAAATTTTAACCTTTTAAGAAAGTATGAAATTACAGATATTATTGCAAACGATGTCATCAAATTAGCTTTTGATAATAAATCAACTGTGGCTTTTGATGAAAAATATATCTACGGCGATGGCTTATGAAAAACAATTTTTTCTTTTTTTGCAGAATTTAAACCAAGACCTATTAGCTTAATTGAAGTAAAACAGATTCAAAAAATACTAATAATTTCGGCTTACAAAAGTCGCATCAGAATTATCAAAAACATCCTAAAACAAAGGTATCAAGAACAATTACAAGTCTCAATTTCAGGCAAAGGTTTTGCTTTAGAAATCACTAATAGTCAAGCTTCAAAAGGCAAAGCTGCAAAATTTATTGCAGAATTAGAAGGAGTGGATTTAAAAAACACTTTTCACATCGGTGATTCAATGAATGATGCTTCTTGTAGTGGAATTATTGGTAATCTAATTGCCATGAAATCAGGATCAAAAAATTTACAAAAAATAGCAGATAATGTTGGTTTTGCCAAATATGGTGGGGTTGCAAAAGCTATAGAAAAATTTATTGATAAAAATATTTCAGTAGCAGTTGTTGGCCAATATGGTAGTGGAAAAACCACCTTTTTAAAGGAAGTTGAAAAATTTGGATATCAAGTTTTATATACAGATGATTTTTTTGCCTCTTGCTACCAAAATGGTAATCCTTGTTATTTTGTAGTAAAATCTATTAATGAAGATTTTGTTACTACTGATTATGTAAAAAAAGATAAAATCCGTGATTTCATGCTAGAAAAGAAGGAAAATAAAGACTTTTTGGAAAAAAAGTTGTATAAAATCCTATCAAATCATCTAAAGAGTAGACGATATGATTTTGTAGAAATTCCTAATTTATATACAAAAAACGCTAATTTTACAGAATTTTTTCAAAAAATTGTTTTAGTTTCTACTAACCCAGAACAAAGACAAAAAAATATTTTAAACAAAAATGTAGCTCTAAATGTTTCTCAAAAAAATGAACAACTCAACCAAATTGTTTATAAAAATATAGATTTTGAAGTTCATGGTGATGAATGAAAAAATCCAGAATTTTTTAATCATTTTTTTAATGAAATTTTCAAATAA
- a CDS encoding replication initiation and membrane attachment family protein: MNKYLVINQQNITQIDLKILLYFYQPIIKDKGFLLFHYFLSIKNSYVNFEYLNRIFQINKTEFEKYKKIFMVLGLIKTLYNKREAQYIIQIEKPLSIAQIKKNPYIYNLISDNITKPLLEDLINNIESQEIDLSAYEELSENFFEIFSPENLQQDNDDSENIDFNNLSHKEAKQKLNSIQYYRFLTNSDPRPRLKNLFVKFKNLGFSQAGINHTLEFCHKVNKNGKQFNIKYFSKILDDFYKDNIITSNEVLLELENTYRYKNINQNVLEIDSSYNSSVKKIIFKTNNDNDSDKEDNDKFTGSLFQGINDGEGWV, translated from the coding sequence ATGAACAAATACTTAGTGATAAACCAACAAAATATTACTCAAATTGATTTAAAAATCCTCCTTTATTTTTACCAACCAATCATCAAAGATAAAGGGTTTTTATTATTTCATTATTTTTTAAGTATTAAAAATTCATATGTAAATTTTGAATACTTAAATCGCATTTTTCAAATAAATAAAACTGAATTTGAAAAATATAAAAAAATCTTTATGGTACTCGGTTTAATAAAAACTTTATATAATAAACGTGAAGCACAATATATTATCCAGATTGAAAAACCATTATCAATAGCACAAATAAAAAAAAATCCTTATATCTATAACTTAATATCTGACAATATTACCAAACCATTGTTAGAAGACTTGATTAATAATATTGAATCACAAGAAATTGACTTAAGTGCTTATGAGGAATTGTCTGAAAACTTTTTTGAAATTTTTTCTCCCGAAAACTTGCAGCAAGACAATGATGATTCTGAAAATATTGATTTTAATAATTTAAGTCACAAAGAGGCAAAACAAAAGTTAAATTCTATTCAATATTATCGCTTCTTAACTAATTCAGATCCTAGACCTAGACTTAAAAATTTATTTGTAAAATTTAAAAATTTAGGTTTTTCACAAGCTGGTATCAATCATACTTTAGAATTTTGTCATAAAGTTAATAAAAATGGTAAGCAATTTAATATCAAATACTTTAGTAAAATTTTAGATGATTTTTACAAAGACAACATTATCACCTCAAATGAGGTACTTCTAGAATTAGAAAATACCTATCGCTACAAAAATATTAATCAAAATGTTCTCGAAATTGACTCTAGCTACAATAGTTCAGTAAAAAAAATAATTTTCAAAACCAACAATGATAATGATTCGGATAAAGAAGATAATGATAAATTTACAGGTTCATTGTTTCAAGGTATAAATGATGGTGAAGGTTGGGTATAA
- a CDS encoding ABC-F family ATP-binding cassette domain-containing protein, with product MLEIKDLSKVFADKKLFENANLKFVEGNTYGVIGANGAGKSTFLKILSGQVESTSGQILVSQGQRISVLSQNHFEFDDFNVTEVVIMGNKQLYDIQQEKDAIYSNPDATEQDYTRAGELEEQYGLLGGWNAENDAQILLSALDVPKEFWNTQMKDLKSSHKVKVLLAKALFGEPDILIMDEPTNHLDIKAIKWLEEFLINYKNIVIIVSHDSDFLDQVCTHIVDIDFGEIKLFTGNYTFWKQSSALMNEMLKNSNAKKEEQIAKLQAFIAKFSANASKSAQATSRKKSLEKIQLDEIKPSSRKYPFIRFNVYPRPGKQILNVENLSYVNPKTNEVIFENISFQLLPGEKLVIFGEDDLVKTKLLDILAGKEEATSGQISWGSTINFDYFPANHDQFFSDDSDLITWLSKWPLNNSLEENKDNSDHRMRSFLGRMLFSGDQVFKKVKVTSGGEKVRLMFSKLMLGESNFLIFDQPLNHLDSESIDSFIEGLKDFESGAIFTTYNRALIKEVATAILDIRATGSFFFRGNLEEYEKKMGF from the coding sequence ATGTTGGAAATTAAAGATCTTTCGAAAGTTTTTGCTGATAAAAAACTATTTGAAAATGCCAATTTAAAATTTGTTGAAGGAAATACTTATGGTGTAATTGGTGCAAATGGTGCCGGAAAATCAACTTTTTTAAAAATTTTATCAGGACAAGTAGAATCTACATCTGGACAAATTCTTGTATCGCAAGGACAAAGAATTTCTGTTTTATCACAAAATCACTTTGAATTTGATGATTTTAATGTTACAGAGGTTGTCATCATGGGAAACAAACAACTTTATGACATTCAGCAAGAAAAAGATGCAATTTATTCAAATCCAGATGCAACTGAGCAAGACTACACAAGAGCTGGTGAACTAGAAGAACAATATGGTTTGTTAGGTGGTTGAAATGCTGAAAATGATGCACAAATTCTTTTATCAGCACTTGATGTGCCCAAAGAATTTTGAAATACACAAATGAAAGATTTAAAATCCTCACACAAAGTTAAAGTTTTACTTGCAAAAGCGCTTTTTGGTGAACCTGATATTTTAATCATGGACGAACCTACTAACCACCTTGACATTAAAGCTATTAAATGACTTGAAGAATTTCTAATTAACTATAAAAATATAGTTATTATAGTTAGCCACGATAGTGATTTTCTTGATCAAGTTTGCACTCACATTGTCGATATTGACTTTGGTGAAATTAAGTTATTTACTGGAAATTATACTTTTTGAAAACAGTCTTCAGCACTAATGAACGAAATGCTCAAAAATAGTAATGCTAAAAAAGAAGAACAAATAGCCAAATTACAAGCCTTTATTGCCAAGTTTTCTGCCAATGCTTCCAAATCAGCACAGGCTACCTCAAGAAAAAAATCTCTTGAAAAAATTCAACTTGATGAAATTAAACCCTCTTCTCGTAAATATCCCTTTATTCGTTTTAATGTCTATCCAAGACCTGGAAAACAAATTTTAAATGTTGAAAATCTCTCTTATGTTAACCCAAAAACTAATGAAGTCATTTTTGAAAACATCTCATTTCAACTTCTTCCTGGCGAAAAGCTTGTCATTTTTGGTGAAGATGACTTGGTCAAAACCAAATTATTAGATATTTTAGCTGGCAAAGAAGAGGCTACCAGCGGGCAAATTAGTTGAGGTAGCACTATTAATTTTGACTATTTTCCAGCAAATCATGATCAATTTTTTAGTGATGATTCAGATTTAATCACCTGATTAAGTAAGTGACCACTTAATAATAGTTTAGAAGAAAATAAAGACAATTCCGATCATAGAATGCGAAGTTTTTTAGGTCGTATGCTCTTTAGTGGCGATCAGGTTTTTAAAAAAGTTAAAGTTACTTCAGGTGGTGAAAAAGTTCGGCTTATGTTTTCAAAGCTAATGTTAGGTGAGTCCAATTTTTTAATCTTTGATCAACCTCTTAATCACCTTGATTCTGAATCAATTGATTCCTTTATTGAAGGTCTAAAAGACTTTGAATCTGGAGCTATTTTTACTACCTACAACCGTGCACTTATTAAAGAAGTAGCAACTGCAATTTTAGATATTCGTGCCACAGGATCCTTCTTTTTCCGTGGTAATTTAGAAGAATATGAGAAAAAAATGGGATTCTAA
- the mnmE gene encoding tRNA uridine-5-carboxymethylaminomethyl(34) synthesis GTPase MnmE, producing the protein MLNDTIVAIASGQVNQAISIIRISGDNAFQIMEQIFSGKIGKSQQITYGWIHDKGQKIDEVLVLWFEGSKNFVGQPTVEINAHGGVLNTNIILELILSTKLARLANPGEFSMRSFLNGKMDLVKAQAINDLIHAQTRSQHSLALKQFEGHTSKYISELIVDLEAIIGIIEVNIDYPEYDDVEEMTSQILLPTIDKLEQKFANLLERANRSRLIFEGIKVTIVGVPNSGKSSLLNALLKENKAIVSEIAGTTRDVVEGNFQIDNILFKVSDTAGIRKAKDQIEQIGIQKAFEQISKNDLIIHVIDSQKGFDKTDQEIASTITNQVYIQVYNKADLIEAKQKNQIYISAKNDEIETLISEIKKKYHFLQIDDDFVSNTRQISQIRMALISLKEAKIALLNNLGPDVAIVDIRQAWKDLKSILGQADDEDLLDSIFSNFCLGK; encoded by the coding sequence ATGTTAAATGATACTATAGTTGCCATTGCCTCTGGACAGGTTAACCAAGCAATTTCAATCATTCGCATCAGTGGTGATAATGCTTTTCAAATTATGGAGCAAATCTTTAGTGGTAAAATTGGCAAATCGCAACAAATTACTTATGGTTGAATTCATGACAAAGGACAAAAAATTGACGAAGTTTTAGTACTTTGATTCGAAGGTAGCAAAAATTTTGTTGGTCAACCAACTGTCGAAATCAATGCTCATGGTGGTGTTTTAAACACCAATATCATTTTAGAGCTAATTTTGTCTACCAAATTAGCTCGGCTTGCAAACCCAGGCGAATTTTCAATGCGCTCATTTTTAAATGGAAAAATGGATTTAGTAAAAGCACAAGCCATCAATGATTTAATCCATGCACAAACTCGAAGTCAACATAGTTTGGCTCTTAAACAATTTGAAGGCCACACCAGCAAATATATCTCAGAATTAATTGTTGATTTAGAAGCTATTATAGGTATTATCGAGGTCAACATTGACTATCCTGAATATGACGATGTTGAAGAAATGACCAGTCAAATTTTACTACCAACAATTGACAAATTAGAACAAAAATTTGCTAATTTGCTCGAGCGAGCTAATCGTAGTAGACTAATTTTTGAAGGTATCAAAGTTACCATCGTTGGTGTTCCTAATAGTGGAAAGTCTTCACTTTTAAACGCTTTATTAAAAGAAAATAAAGCAATTGTTAGTGAAATTGCCGGTACAACCCGTGATGTTGTTGAAGGTAATTTTCAAATTGATAATATTTTATTTAAAGTAAGTGATACAGCTGGAATTCGCAAAGCAAAAGACCAAATTGAACAAATTGGTATTCAAAAAGCCTTTGAACAAATTAGCAAAAATGATCTAATAATTCATGTTATTGATTCGCAAAAAGGATTTGACAAAACAGATCAAGAAATTGCAAGCACTATTACTAATCAAGTATATATTCAAGTGTATAATAAAGCAGATTTAATTGAAGCTAAGCAAAAAAATCAGATTTATATTAGTGCTAAAAACGATGAAATTGAAACTTTAATCTCTGAAATTAAGAAAAAATATCACTTCCTACAAATTGATGACGATTTTGTAAGCAACACAAGACAAATTAGTCAAATTAGAATGGCGCTTATCTCACTAAAAGAAGCAAAAATTGCACTTCTTAATAATTTAGGTCCGGATGTAGCAATTGTTGATATCAGACAAGCTTGAAAAGATTTAAAATCTATTTTGGGTCAAGCAGATGATGAAGATTTACTTGATTCAATTTTTTCAAATTTTTGTCTTGGAAAATAA
- a CDS encoding GmrSD restriction endonuclease domain-containing protein has translation MDKPWIVGTNIYSYIQKFSLFVEHNISNINSDDVLEVKQTYPNLSNQFNVTYLQDQMITGKSYSAVRQFLDTLLSFELIKKETYNSFKFNSKFVEFLGKTDLELIDQIREYVNVKLLYCLKKYILNTLVKYKEENIDTEHTKQEGKFWWNILIEFWIADKENDGRESKYLLDRFDLDNQTQESKRFFKKVVEEFFFSEKYKEKTYKIIKEFNQLFKKNLGINLSNVWSYNKIKQQKQNLSIDIKIKGFIGDDKNQPNIKPLSIYTFFNLDAASNYALPIFQRTYVWDTTIIGSMFESIFEDFEKNKEGNCSFSYLNTIIFTWINHSYAILDGQQRITSLIIITIALIRYSQHFGNKVENINIERYVSYNKIKKIIENFKKSDDNYNDLSSIWEGDKSSIKNIRFKDNYNFICDIIDNKFKNNFDQLQEFILYFYNKVFFIFAYLTNQEDEQTTRIFQNLNQYGKPLGVLDLFRNYIYQKYNGEKEKKDEIINKYNETFNLYFRKNARQDQDENIKNIITFVDSTLIKYGMFSEIDEINKNYNNKTTATILKLQYLFDYYEKNLQIKSDVLHELLHDLLIFDYVSGKAKYDESKFNIREMLSWLNDNNQYKYKQQNLDKLFNNEFISIQIKNLSNNGRKSVFTSLITLIIQKLDLFSNQSKNYIEFSKFLAIIERFTLIWDVNFEGQSLTNSIQRICGDIIGYDSNNFEQKTTRDFIYKQLLASINVNVEKIYDDFEYEKNLISRIHQNLEEKFIHTSSKKQSNDDAKRFIIQRVIQITKNNNPLYYDGREQDNNSYIKMTFDHILPQKQPAELKVKFKSEEEYNIYVNKIGNGRLLSKKDNSSKGNNINKQDALEITNYNYTVKGISSKQPMKILDLNGQQLIIQNKYLELLSQPNLKTAPLEEIKQIIDTRSTQILSAYLSIFFAYHWDN, from the coding sequence ATGGATAAACCATGAATAGTTGGCACAAATATTTATTCTTATATACAAAAATTTAGTTTATTTGTTGAACACAATATTTCTAATATTAATAGTGATGATGTTTTAGAAGTAAAACAAACATATCCTAATCTTTCTAATCAGTTTAATGTAACTTATTTACAAGATCAAATGATAACTGGAAAATCTTATTCTGCTGTAAGACAATTTTTAGATACATTGCTATCTTTTGAGTTAATAAAAAAAGAAACCTATAATTCTTTTAAATTTAATTCTAAATTTGTTGAATTTCTTGGTAAAACAGATTTAGAACTTATTGATCAGATTAGAGAATATGTAAATGTAAAATTGTTATATTGTTTAAAAAAATATATTTTAAACACATTGGTTAAATACAAAGAAGAAAATATAGATACAGAACACACTAAACAAGAAGGCAAATTTTGATGGAATATTTTGATTGAATTTTGAATTGCAGATAAAGAAAATGATGGCAGGGAAAGTAAATATTTATTGGATCGTTTTGACCTTGATAACCAAACACAAGAATCTAAAAGATTTTTTAAAAAAGTAGTTGAAGAATTTTTTTTCAGCGAAAAATATAAAGAAAAAACATATAAAATAATAAAAGAGTTTAACCAATTATTCAAAAAAAATCTTGGCATTAATCTTAGCAATGTTTGAAGTTACAACAAAATAAAACAACAAAAACAAAACTTAAGTATAGATATAAAAATTAAAGGATTCATAGGTGATGATAAAAATCAACCTAACATAAAACCCTTATCAATTTATACTTTTTTTAATTTAGATGCTGCTAGTAATTATGCTTTGCCAATTTTTCAAAGAACTTATGTCTGAGATACCACTATTATTGGTTCTATGTTTGAATCTATTTTTGAAGACTTTGAAAAAAATAAAGAAGGTAATTGTTCATTTAGTTATTTAAATACCATTATTTTTACATGAATAAACCATTCATATGCTATTTTAGATGGGCAGCAAAGAATAACTTCTCTTATTATAATTACAATAGCTTTGATTAGATACTCACAACATTTTGGAAACAAAGTTGAAAACATTAATATTGAAAGATATGTATCTTATAACAAAATAAAAAAAATTATCGAAAATTTCAAGAAAAGTGATGATAATTACAATGATTTATCTAGCATTTGAGAAGGTGACAAATCTTCAATTAAAAATATTCGCTTTAAAGATAATTATAACTTTATATGTGATATTATAGATAATAAATTTAAAAACAACTTTGATCAACTTCAAGAGTTTATTTTATATTTTTATAATAAAGTTTTTTTTATTTTTGCTTACTTAACAAATCAAGAAGATGAACAGACTACTCGAATTTTTCAAAATTTAAATCAATATGGTAAACCTTTAGGAGTTCTAGATTTATTTAGAAATTACATATATCAAAAATATAATGGTGAAAAGGAGAAAAAAGATGAAATAATTAACAAATATAATGAAACTTTTAATTTGTATTTTCGAAAAAATGCTCGTCAAGACCAAGATGAAAATATAAAAAATATTATAACTTTTGTTGATTCAACCCTTATAAAATATGGTATGTTTAGCGAAATAGATGAAATTAATAAAAATTATAACAACAAAACAACAGCAACTATTTTAAAACTACAATACTTGTTTGATTACTATGAAAAAAATTTACAAATTAAAAGTGATGTTTTACACGAATTACTACATGATCTTTTAATTTTTGACTATGTAAGTGGTAAAGCTAAATATGATGAAAGTAAATTTAATATAAGAGAAATGTTAAGTTGACTAAATGATAATAATCAATATAAATACAAACAACAAAATTTAGACAAATTATTTAACAATGAATTTATCAGCATACAAATTAAAAATCTTTCAAATAACGGTAGAAAAAGTGTTTTTACTTCACTAATTACTTTAATTATTCAAAAACTTGATTTATTTAGCAATCAAAGTAAAAATTACATAGAGTTTAGTAAGTTTCTTGCTATTATAGAAAGATTTACACTAATATGAGACGTTAATTTTGAGGGTCAATCATTGACTAACTCTATACAAAGAATTTGTGGAGATATTATTGGTTATGATAGCAATAATTTCGAACAAAAAACAACAAGAGATTTTATTTACAAACAACTTTTAGCATCTATAAATGTTAATGTTGAAAAAATTTATGATGATTTTGAATACGAAAAGAACTTAATTTCAAGAATCCATCAAAATCTTGAAGAAAAATTTATTCATACAAGTAGCAAAAAACAGAGCAATGATGATGCTAAAAGATTTATTATTCAAAGAGTTATTCAAATAACTAAAAATAACAACCCACTTTATTATGATGGGCGTGAACAAGATAATAATTCATATATTAAAATGACTTTTGATCACATACTACCACAAAAGCAACCAGCTGAATTAAAAGTTAAATTTAAATCAGAAGAAGAATATAATATTTATGTCAATAAAATAGGAAATGGAAGACTTTTATCTAAAAAAGATAACTCATCAAAAGGTAATAATATAAATAAACAAGATGCTTTAGAAATTACTAATTATAATTACACAGTCAAAGGGATTAGTTCCAAGCAACCAATGAAAATTTTAGATCTCAATGGACAACAATTGATTATACAAAATAAATATCTAGAATTATTAAGTCAACCTAATTTAAAAACAGCACCCCTTGAGGAAATAAAGCAAATTATAGACACAAGATCTACACAAATCCTAAGTGCATATCTTTCAATCTTTTTTGCATATCATTGAGATAATTAA